One part of the Salvelinus sp. IW2-2015 unplaced genomic scaffold, ASM291031v2 Un_scaffold3762, whole genome shotgun sequence genome encodes these proteins:
- the LOC112076454 gene encoding probable DNA-directed RNA polymerase I subunit RPA43 isoform X1, whose product MNSLSYSPSANKEVCWTEKEGLWLNVVVKEKEEEDVTVKQEEEGEAVRVKEEEKYVTVKEEEDAFRVKEEDVTVKEEEEEKWEDAVFGVKEEEITVTLKEDKEEQEQGETGDLIKTRERQESNNGKSSSEETDRDANQHHCSHCGKSFRWSGSLKKHERKHHRSKAFSNILIHRRRQHTTALIVKRHFPSQRT is encoded by the exons atgaattcactaagctactctccttCTGCTAATAaagaggtctgctggacggagaaagagggCCTGTGGCTGAACGTTGTtgtgaaagagaaggaagaggaggatgtcacagtaaaacaagaagaggagggtgaggctgttagagtgaaagaagaagagaaatacgttacagtgaaagaagaggaagacgcgttcagagtgaaagaagaggatgttactgtgaaagaagaggaagaagagaaatgggaggatgcagtttttggagtgaaggaggaagagatAACTGTCACATTGAAGGAGGATAAGGAAGAACAagaacagggggagacaggcgaTCTGATTAAGACca GAGAGAGACAAGAATCTAATAACGGGAAGAGTTCCTCAGAGGAAACAGACCGAGACGCTAACCAACACCACTGCTcccactgtggaaagagttttag GTGGTCAGGGAGTCTGAAAAAGCATGAGAGAAAACACCACAGGAGTAAAGCCTTTTCCAACATACTAATACACAGGAGGAGACAACATACCACTGCTCTCATTGTGAAAAgacattttcccagtcagaggacCTGA
- the LOC112076454 gene encoding probable DNA-directed RNA polymerase I subunit RPA43 isoform X3, with the protein MNSLSYSPSANKEVCWTEKEGLWLNVVVKEKEEEDVTVKQEEEGEAVRVKEEEKYVTVKEEEDAFRVKEEDVTVKEEEEEKWEDAVFGVKEEEITVTLKEDKEEQEQGETGDLIKTRERQESNNGKSSSEETDRDANQHHCSHCGKSFRWLGPENA; encoded by the exons atgaattcactaagctactctccttCTGCTAATAaagaggtctgctggacggagaaagagggCCTGTGGCTGAACGTTGTtgtgaaagagaaggaagaggaggatgtcacagtaaaacaagaagaggagggtgaggctgttagagtgaaagaagaagagaaatacgttacagtgaaagaagaggaagacgcgttcagagtgaaagaagaggatgttactgtgaaagaagaggaagaagagaaatgggaggatgcagtttttggagtgaaggaggaagagatAACTGTCACATTGAAGGAGGATAAGGAAGAACAagaacagggggagacaggcgaTCTGATTAAGACca GAGAGAGACAAGAATCTAATAACGGGAAGAGTTCCTCAGAGGAAACAGACCGAGACGCTAACCAACACCACTGCTcccactgtggaaagagttttaggtGGTTAGGGCCTGAAAATGCatga
- the LOC112076454 gene encoding probable DNA-directed RNA polymerase I subunit RPA43 isoform X4, with protein sequence MNSLSYSPSANKEVCWTEKEGLWLNVVVKEKEEEDVTVKQEEEGEAVRVKEEEKYVTVKEEEDAFRVKEEDVTVKEEEEEKWEDAVFGVKEEEITVTLKEDKEEQEQGETGDLIKTRERQESNNGKSSSEETDRDANQHHCSHCGKSFRRETRLSF encoded by the exons atgaattcactaagctactctccttCTGCTAATAaagaggtctgctggacggagaaagagggCCTGTGGCTGAACGTTGTtgtgaaagagaaggaagaggaggatgtcacagtaaaacaagaagaggagggtgaggctgttagagtgaaagaagaagagaaatacgttacagtgaaagaagaggaagacgcgttcagagtgaaagaagaggatgttactgtgaaagaagaggaagaagagaaatgggaggatgcagtttttggagtgaaggaggaagagatAACTGTCACATTGAAGGAGGATAAGGAAGAACAagaacagggggagacaggcgaTCTGATTAAGACca GAGAGAGACAAGAATCTAATAACGGGAAGAGTTCCTCAGAGGAAACAGACCGAGACGCTAACCAACACCACTGCTcccactgtggaaagagttttag
- the LOC112076456 gene encoding zinc finger protein ZFP2-like, with protein HGNLSDFVVHTGERRDYRGSSGEPQQPHDADEAEKSLSTSELLNKHLRRPTGKKPHCCSDCGKSFSTSQSLQYHQAIHTGEGTYGCDVCGMTFTSSSELILHQRTHHTHSREPYHCSDXGKRFVSSSSLQQHQRECTGEKPYNCDVCGNYCVTSAXLAVHQRTHTGERPYHCSDCGKSFVRSXHLKSHQRTHTRAKPYVCDQCGKGFTQIGTLASHQRTHTGEKPYSCDQCGKKFTQSGSLTIHKLTHTQERPHHCSDCGKSFPFIGTLTRHKRNHTGEKPYSCAVCGKSFTTSGNLISHQRTHTGEKPHSCDQCDKRYSDKRYLIKHQKIHTGDPQSVDDLQHQTW; from the coding sequence CATGGCAATttgtctgactttgttgttcacacaggagagcgacgtgactatcgtggatcctctggggagcctcaacaacctcacgatgctgacgaggcagagaagagtctctccacatcAGAACTCCTCAACAAACACCTGCGGAGACCCACAGGAAAGAaacctcactgctgctctgactgtgggaagagtttttcaaCATCACAGTCATTACAATATCACCAAGCAATTCACACTGGAGAGGGAACCTATGGCTGTGATGTATGTGGRATGACCTTTACTTCCTCGAGTGAACTGAttttacaccagagaacacaccacACGCATTCCAGAGAGCCATACCACTGCTCTGACYGTGGGAAGAGATTTGTTTCATCAAGCAGCCTACAACAACACCAGAGAGAAtgcacaggagagaaaccttataacTGTGATGTATGTGGGAATTATTGTGTTACGTCAGCAKCTCTGGCTGTACACCAGCGAACCCACACTGGAGAAAGAccttaccactgctctgactgtggcaAGAGTTTTGTTAGGTCAGRACATTtaaaatcacaccagagaacacacacaagagCCAAGCCATATgtctgtgatcagtgtgggaagggATTCACTCAAATCGGCACTCTGGCTTCACACCAGCGAACTCACaccggagagaagccttatagctgtgatcagtgtgggaagaaaTTCACGCAGTCAGGAAGCCTGACTATACACAAGCTAACACACACTCAAGAGAGGCCTCAYcactgctctgactgtggcaAGAGTTTCCCTTTTATTGGGACTTTAACACGTCACAAGCGaaaccacacaggagagaaaccttatagctgtgctgtatgtgggaagagttttactacatcagGCAActtgatatcacaccagagaacacacacaggagagaaacctcatagctgtgatcagtgtgacaagagatactctgataaaagatacctgattaaacatcagaaaatacatacagGAGATCCACAGAGTGTAGACGAcctccaacaccagacctggtag